A region from the Spea bombifrons isolate aSpeBom1 chromosome 7, aSpeBom1.2.pri, whole genome shotgun sequence genome encodes:
- the LOC128501859 gene encoding calcium-binding protein 5-like encodes MAVFGRVRHFPWSRHSASPCHTSPPTAHGAPSELGRKGNLGAHNLYDHAQDPQRAVGAVSRFRRRLAVTDSEVALPVLNLGQSMQGVGPACIFLRKGIAEKQGYRELGTDEIEELRDAFVEFDKDKDGFITCKDLGNLMRIMGYMPTEMELIELSQQINMNLGGRVDFQDFVDLMTPKLLEETAGMIGVKELRDAFKEFDANGDGEITLDELQQAMQRLLGEKLTNSEIADVVREADLNGDGTVDFEEFVRMMSR; translated from the exons ATGGCGGTCTTTGGCCGTGTCAG ACACTTTCCATGGAGCAGACACTCAGCATCGCCATGCCATACTTCACCGCCAACGGCCCACGGGGCCCCCAGTGAACTTGGCAGGAAGGGCAACCTAGGGGCCCACAATCTATACGACCATGCGCAGGATCCTCAGAGG GCGGTGGGAGCGGTGTCGAGGTTCCGCCGTAGGTTGGCAGTTACCGACTCGGAAGTGGCCTTACCGGTTCTCAACCTCGGCCAAAGTATGCAGGGCGTGGGACCGGCCTGTATTTTCCTACGAAAGGGCATTGCCGAAAAGCAAGGG TACCGGGAGCTGGGGACCGATGAGATTGAAG AGCTCCGTGATGCCTTCGTGGAGTTTGACAAGGACAAGGATGGGTTTATAACCTGCAAGGATTTGGGGAACCTAATGCGGATCATGGGATACATGCCCACGGAGATGGAACTCATCGAGTTGTCTCAGCAGATCAACATGAACC TTGGGGGTCGAGTGGACTTCCAGGATTTTGTTGACCTGATGACCCCGAAGCTGTTGGAAGAGACGGCCGGAATGATCGGAGTGAAGGAACTGAGGGATGCTTTTAAGGAG TTCGATGCCAACGGAGATGGGGAGATAACGTTGGATGAGCTTCAGCAAGCCATGCAAAGGCTTCTCGGAGAAAAGTTAACGAACAGCGAGATTGCCGATGTGGTGAGGGAGGCAGATTTAAATGGTGACGGGACAGTGGATTTTGAAG AGTTTGTCCGGATGATGTCCCGCTGA
- the LOC128501550 gene encoding uncharacterized WD repeat-containing protein alr3466-like, with amino-acid sequence MSGLLVTPRWKGFPRRSSTNLSFSDGGADSQEPPPLPSADGELQIEGVIDCGKEVMSCRFNPSGTLLAAGLVDGTIKVYSVSDWSCVHTLKDDQTAAHHLPVTAVRFVPGRQASQGDLLLATYAGGQVKFWHVSTQSCVRSLQEDRQTLAVTFSPSGSHFLTAGSSDDINVYDTETAARMNVCQPSPSVSVMDGHRSRIFGLAFHPSGEEDFVSGGWDDTVQFWNIRQKHSLRRISGPHVCGDSLDIDPETNEILVGSWRKQESLEIWDSQTGQKRQTVPDDYRGQSRVYSCRWLGPDHMMVAGSDINMCRVIDRGSLMTRGCLIDLPAGVYSTDVSSSAPPLLAVTSGHSLYLLRFQQSNELH; translated from the exons ATGTCCGGTCTGCTGGTGACTCCGCGGTGGAAAGGGTTTCCCCGTCGCAGCTCTACCAATCTCTCATTCTCAGATGGGGGGGCAGACTCCCAGGAGCCCCCCCCACTGCCGAGCGCCGACGGCGAGCTCCAGATCGAGGGGGTCAT TGACTGCGGTAAGGAGGTGATGAGCTGTCGCTTTAACCCTTCAGGGACCCTGCTGGCTGCGGGACTTGTTGATGGCACCATAAAG GTATACTCGGTGTCAGACTGGAGCTGCGTTCACACACTGAAGGACGATCAGACAGCCGCACATCATCTCCCTGTCACCGCTGTCAGATTTGTCCCCGGCAGACAGGCGTCTCAGGGAGATCTGCTCCTGGCCACAT ACGCCGGCGGGCAGGTGAAGTTCTGGCACGTCTCCACCCAGAGCTGCGTGCGGTCTCTCCAGGAGGACAGACAGACCCTCGCCGTGACCTTCAGCCCGTCGGGGAGTCATTTCCTAACCGCAGGTTCCAGCGACGATATTAACGTCTACGACACGGAGACCGCGGCGCGCATGAACGTCTGCCAGCCCAG CCCCTCCGTGTCCGTGATGGACGGCCATCGCTCGCGGATCTTCGGCCTGGCTTTCCACCCGTCGGGCGAGGAGGACTTTGTGTCCGGGGGTTGGGACGACACGGTGCAG TTCTGGAACATCCGTCAGAAGCATTCGTTACG GAGGATTTCGGGGCCTCACGTCTGCGGGGACTCGCTGGACATCGACCCAGAGACCAACGAGATCCTCGTAGGATCGTGGAGGAAGCAGGAGAGCCTGGAG ATTTGGGATTCTCAGACCGGACAGAAACGGCAGACGGTGCCCGATGACTACAGGGGCCAGTCCAGG GTGTACAGCTGCCGTTGGCTGGGCCCAGATCACATGATGGtggcaggaagtgacatcaacATGTGCCGCGTTATTGACCGCGGCTCGCTGATG ACCCGCGGATGTCTGATCGACCTCCCCGCCGGTGTCTATAGCACGGACGTCTCTTCCTCCGCTCCCCCTCTCCTCGCCGTGACCTCCGGCCACAGCCTTTACCTATTGCGCTTTCAGCAATCTAATGAGCTCCACTGA
- the LOC128501551 gene encoding ADP-ribosylhydrolase ARH1-like, with amino-acid sequence MDTNPPPRDRYLSAMLLSAAGDALGYRNQRWEYCPSGPQIHRELQELGGLKSIRASLPDWPVSDDTVLHLATGEGLATGKLQDELYHELARRYVAAMSDMEGRKPGPTSILGTSQLRPGEPGGYRIPFNPSGTGCGAAMRAMCIGLRFPRPSELPLLVAVSVESGKMTHNHPTGYLGSLASALFTSLSVQGVPLELWGSRLLETLPLALRYVRDTETDVQPHLDSWGYLQQSWERYLSERGLLRGSGPPVFTSSYGAAERDVEYARWSLDGWAGRSGHDAPMIAYDALLSAGDSWEELCNRAAFHGGDSDSTGVIAGCCWGARHGLSGVPKGNYAELEYRQRLENVADSLYTLAWGAP; translated from the exons ATGGACACCAA CCCCCCACCCCGGGACCGCTACCTGTCTGCCATGTTGCTGAGCGCTGCCGGTGATGCCCTGGGGTACAGAAACCAGCGCTGGGAGTACTGCCCGTCCGGACCCCAAATCCACCGCGAGCTCCAGGAACTCGGGGGGCTGAAGAGCATCAGGGCGTCTCTCCCCGACTGGCCCGTGAGTGACGACACCGTGCTCCACCTGGCCACCGGCGAGGGTCTGGCCACCG GGAAGCTGCAGGACGAGCTGTACCACGAGCTGGCCAGGAGATACGTGGCCGCCATGTCCGATATGGAAGGGAGGAAGCCCGGACCCACCAGCATTCTGG GGACTTCCCAGCTGCGCCCCGGGGAGCCCGGGGGCTACAGGATCCCATTTAACCCCTCCGGGACTGGCTGCGGGGCAGCAATGAGAGCCATGTGCATTGGGCTCAG GTTTCCTCGTCCCTCCGAGTTGCCGCTCCTGGTGGCTGTCAGTGTGGAAAGTGGAAAGATGACCCACAATCATCCCACGG GGTACCTGGGCTCGCTCGCCTCGGCTCTCTTCACCTCCCTTTCTGTGCAGGGGGTCCCCCTGGAGCTTTGGGGGTCCCGCTTGTTGGAGACTCTCCCGTTGGCCCTCCGATACGTGCGCGACACCGAGACCGATGTACAGCCTCACCTGGACTCGTGGGGTTACCTCCAACAAAGCTGGGAGAG GTACCTGTCAGAGAGGGGTCTCCTCCGGGGGTCCGGTCCCCCGGTCTTCACGTCGAGTTATGGGGCTGCGGAGAGGGACGTGGAGTACGCGCGGTGGAGCCTGGATGGCTGGGCCGGGAGGAGCGGGCACGACGCGCCCATGATTGCCTACGATGCGCTCCTGTCTGCCGGAGACTCCTGGGAAGAGCTGTGTAACCGTGCCGCGTTCCACGGGG GTGACAGCGACTCCACAGGAGTGATTGCCGGTTGCTGCTGGGGGGCTCGTCACGGCCTCTCGGGGGTCCCTAAAGGGAACTACGCCGAGCTGGAGTACAGGCAGCGGCTGGAGAACGTGGCCGATTCCTTATATACGTTGGCCTGGGGGGCACCGTAA